AAATCTCCAGCGCTGGCACTACGTATTCCGTTGCGCGCAGCACGTCGAAGATGTTGACGTTCGGGCCAGACAAGTCCTCTTTGAGCACGAACGCCAGCTCCACCTCAATGCGCACATTGGAGAACTGCTCATGCTCAATGATGGAGCCGTTTTCAAAAATCTGATCTTCAAAGATTGCGCCATAATCTGGCTCAGTAATGCCGGTGGCCTCCTGCATAACCTTGGAAGTCAGACCAATCTTGCGGCCGACCAGCTTGGAACCCGCATCAATCTTGCGCTGCACCCACTGGCCTTGGACCGCGTAGGAATCCTCCACAGTCATATCCGGGTAAGTCGCGGTCAGACGCGGAATCATGGTGCGGTTGTTCTCCGCCTCATGCAGCTGCTTAGCAATATCTTTTAGTTGTTGTTTATCTAGCATTTACAGGTTTCTCCTTGGTTGGAACCTTTAAATAGATACTCGACATAGAACCTTGTTTAAAAGGAGACAAGCCCAAGCGAGGATCCCCGCTTGGGCTTGAGCATAGTTGCGGGGATTAAAGCTGGTTGCCCAGCTTGTATTCGCCCTGCTTCCACTCTGGCATGGACTCTTCTCCCTCGTCAGAACGAGTGTAGGAGAAACCGTCTGCGCCGATGGTCTCTTCCAGCTCGGAAGCATCCGTGCGCTCCACCAGTGGAACGAGGTTGCCGTCCAGGTCCAGAACGCGGGATGCGTCGGTGTACCAAGAAGGTACAACTGGGGTGCCCCACCAGTCACGGCGCTGGTTATCGTGCACGTCCCAGACAACAACTGGGTTGTCAGGATCCCCGGTGTAGTAGTCCTGGGTGTAGATTTCCACGCGGTGTCCGTCTGGATCGCGCAGGTAGAGGTAGAAAGCGTTGGAGACACCGTGGCGGCCAGGGCCACGCTCAATTGCATCCGAGCGACGCAGTGCGCCGAGCTTGTCACAGATAGCCAAGATGTTGTGCTTCTCGTGCGTTGCGAATGCAATGTGGTGCATACGAGGGCCATCGCCACCGGTCATCGCGGTGTCATGCACGGTTGGCTTGCGGCGCATCCATGCAGCGTAGGTGGTGCCCTTGTCGTCACGAATAGCTTCGGTGACGCGGAAGCCCAAGTCTTCCATGTACTTCTCAGCCTTAGGAACATCAGGGGTCACCTGGTTGAAGTGGTCCAGACGAACCAAAGCACCTGGGCTGTAGAGCTCGTAGCGCCACGCGAGGCGCTCTACGTGGTCTACCTCGTAGAAGAACTCATAAGGAAAGCCCAGTGGGTCTTCCACACGGACGGAGTCACCGATGCCCTTGACAAAGCCATCCTTGTTGCGCTCGGTACGGCAGCCAAGGTTCTTGTAGAAAGCTTCCGCTGCATCCACATCTTCTGGGGTGCGAACGCGGTAGCTGAATACGCCGATGGCGGCTTCAGGGCCCTTCTTCAGCACGATGTTGTGGTGAATGAATTCTTCCATGGAGCGCAGGTAGATCTCATTGTCGTCTTCTTCGGTAACAACGAGGCCGAGAACGTCCACGTAGAACTCGCGGGACTTTGCCAAGTCGGTAACAACGATCTCCATGTATGCGCAGCGCAGAATATCTGGGGCTTGTACTTCAGTCATGATGACTCCTTGTGGTCAAAAGGAAAAAGGGGAGGTGAGAGGAAGGGAAGGGGTGTTGAAAATTAGTCAGTCTGCTTGCCGAAGACTGGATTGTGGACTTCGCCTAAGTTGATGTGAACAGCCTGCTGGTCGGTGTAGAAGTCGATGGAGCGGTAGCCACCCTCATGCCCCAGACCGGATGCCTTGACGCCACCGAATGGGGTGCGCAGGTCACGTACGTTGTTGGAGTTCAACCAGACCATGCCGGCTTCAACGTTCTGTGCGAAGTTGTGGGAGCGCTTCAGATCAGAAGTCCAGATGTACGCAGCCAGGCCGTACTTGGTGTTGTTGGCCAGCTCAAGAGCTTCTTCATCGGTATCGAATGGGGTGATGGCTACGACTGGGCCGAAGATTTCTTCCTGGAAGATGCGTGCTTCTGGGTCAACGTCGACGAAGACGGTTGGCTGAACAAAGTTGCCCTCTGGGAACTCCTCTGGGCGCTCGCCGCCAGCAACCAGCTTTGCTTCCTGCTTGCCGATTTCAATGTAAGAAGTGACCTTCTCGTAGTGCTCCGGGTGAACCAGTGCGCCAACCTCAGTCTTAGGGTCAGATGGCAGGCCAACCTTGACGCGCTTAGCCTGTGCTGCGTAGCGCTCAACGAACTCGTCGTAGACGCCGCGCTGAACCAAGATGCGGGAACCAGCGGTGCAACGCTCACCGTTGAGGGAGAATACACCGAAGATGGTGGCATCAATCGCGGTGTCCAAGTCAGCGTCATCGAAGACGATAGCTGGGGACTTGCCGCCGAGTTCCATGGACAGGCCCTTGAGGTAAGGCGCTGCGTTGCCGAAGATGATCTGGCCGGTGCGGGATTCGCCGGTGAAAGAAATCAGTGGAACATCTGGGTGCTTCACCAGTGGGTCACCAGCGTAGCCTTCTTCACCGAAGCCGTTGACCAGGTTGAATACGCCCTTTGGCAGGCCTGCTTCTTCGAAGATGCCAGCCCACAGCTGAGCGGACAGCGGAGTGAACTCTGCTGGCTTGAGCACAACGGAGTTACCGGTAGCCAAAGCAGGTGCAAGCTTCCAGGACTCCAGCATGAACGGCGTGTTCCATGGGGTAATCAGACCCGCGACGCCGATTGGCTTGCGGTTAACGTAGTTGATTTGGCGGCCTGGCACCTTGTAGGCATCATCGGCCTGCGCGACAATCAGGTCAGAGAAGAAACGGAAGTTTTCCGCGGCACGCTTTGCCTGGCCAGTGGCCTGGGTGATGGGCAGACCGGAGTCGAAAGACTCCCAGGCTGCGAGAACCTCAGCGCGGGATTCCACGACGTCTGCAATCTTGTCCAGCACGCGGGCACGCTCACGAGGAAGCATGGAGGACCAAGGGCCGTTCTTGAAGGCATCGTTAGCCGCGGCGACTGCCTTGTCGATGTCTTCTGGCTTACCGGAGGCGGCCTTGATGTAGGTCTGGTTGGTGACTGGGTCGATGACCTCGAACTCATCACCGTCGACGGATGGAACAAACTCACCGTTGATGTAGTGAAGAATTTTCTCTGGCAGGTCCTGTGGCTTTGCAGCATCATTATTAGTCATGTTTTAGCTCCTTAAGCTTCTGTGCTTGCTGTACTAGTTGTCTTTGTCTGCGGTGTTTTCCGCATTCAAGCGCTGACGGTAGGTGGTGGAGGTTTCAAGTCGGTGGTTACGGGCCTGGGCTTCGATGTAGAACTTGTCTGCTTTTGCTTCGATGAGTGCAACCAACCTCTCGTGCTCTTCCACGGAGTCCTGCGCCCTTTGCGGCACATACCTGAAGGTGGAAACGCGGAAGTACTCGAGGTTCTCCCATTCATCGAAAAGCAACTGCACCAACCTGGCGTTCGGGCACTTGCCAAACAACACTCGATGAAAAGCTTTATTTAATTGTGTGAACTCAATCGGATCGAAATCCTCGAGCAAATCGCGCATCTTCTGGTTCACCGCCCGCGCCTGCGCCAAATCCTCTGTTTCTAACAGCGGGGCGGACAAGGCGGTGGCCCTGCCTTCCAATACGGCGATGGTCTCCATGGTTTCGAAGTACACATCCTGGTTGTAGGTAGAAACCCGGGCGCCCACATTGCGCTCGTAGGTGACTAGGCCCTCTGCCTCCAGCTGCCGGATGGCCTCTCGCACAGGGACGACGCTGACTTCCAGCGCCTCCGCAATCGTGGAAAGCACCAGGCGATATCCGGGCTCATATTCGCGGGTTCGGATTCTTTCCCGAATCCACGCGTAGGCCGTTTCCGCCTTCGACTTGCTAATTGTTTGCGTCGCCATCGGACTCAGCTACATTCTCAGCTGGATTCGGCACCGGGTTGGACTCAACATAAGCCAGGTAGGCTTCCTTGTTCTTACCGGTTGGCGGGAACATGCCGTCCAGGCTTGCGCCCTTGGCGATCTGGGCTGCAACCCACTCATCCTCGTGTTCCTTCTTCAAGGCTGCGTCCACAACCTCTTCGGCGATATCACGTGGGATGACCAGCACACCGTCATCATCACCGACGATGATGTCGCCCGGCTGCACGGCTGCTCCGCCACAAGCGATGGTGATGTCGGAATCCCATGGCACATGCTTGCGTCCCAGCACTGATGGGTGTGGACCCTGACTGAATACCGGAAGGCCAATGCGCTTTACTTCTTCATAATCACGCACCGCGCCATCAGTGACCACGCCAGCAGCCTTGTTGGCCTGCGCCCGCAATGCCAGGATGTCACCCAAGGTGCCGGCCTCGCGCGTGCCACGAGCTTCGATGACAATGACTTCATCTTCGCGCACGGAATCAAAGACTGCCTTTTGCTCATTCAGGCCGCCGCCGTGGGACTGAAACAGGTCCTCGCGGAAGGGGATGAAACGCAGAGTGCGAGCCACGCCGACCAGCTTGGTGCCGGTGGTCTGTGGGAAGACCCTTTCAATGAAGCAGTCCACGTTGCCGCGGTTGCGCAACTGCGCCGACAGACCAGCTGTTGGCGCTGCCTGCAGCTTTGCCTTCAGCGCAGATGGCAGTTTCTGCTTATCTTCAACTGGTGGAAGACCAGCAGATTCACGGTCACCGAAAGCATCCTCGCGCTGCTTGTCGTCCACATTTGGAAGCTGACCAACAGCCGGGTCAAATGATGCTTCAATCTCAGTAACGGTGGTCTTCAAACGGCCCGAAGTCACGCCACCTGGGACATCAACTTCAACCTCAACCATGTCACCTGGGACGATGACGGTGGAGCCCGCTGGGGTACCGGTCAAAATAATATCGCCGGTTTCCAAGGTCATGTGCTGAGAAAGGTCAGCCACAAACTGTGCGAGTGGGAAAATGAGGTCCTCATCCGAGGTGCCATCTTCCTGGACAATTTCACCGTTGACCCAGGTGCGCAGACGCAGACCCTTAGGGTCAATCGTCTGCGCATCAATCAGATCTGGACCAATCGGGGTGTAGCCGTCACGCGACTTGGAGCGGGTGTTAGATCCCTTGTCCTGCGCGCGGTAGTCATACAAACCAATATCATTGGAGGCGGTCACGTAGGCGACGTGATCCCACGCATTTTCAAGGGGGACATTGCGCGCAGGCTTGCCGATGATCAAAGCGACTTCACCTTCAAACGCCAGCAACTCAGTGCCAGCTGGACGCTCAACAACTCCGCCTGATTCGGCGAGAGTGCTGGTTGCCTTGATGAAGTAGCTCGGATACTTAGGCCGGCGTCCGCGTTGTGCCGCACGGGACTCAAATGCCACATGGACAGCGATCATTTTGCCCGGAAAATCCGGGAGGAACGAAGGAACGGCCACGAATAATTCCTTTCTGCTCATTGCTATTTGACTCAAATCGTATATCATTTGATCGCGTTGGGCAAGTGCGTCACCTCACAAATGCCTAGAAAGTACAAGCAGCACCACACGATTGAAAGGGGTTTTAATGACCTCGACCACCACAACCAAAGACGTTTCGCGTCGCGAGCGCCGCAGAGTCCTCGCGGCAACCACCATCGGCACAGCCATCGAGTGGTACGACTACTTCCTCTACGCGGCAGTCGCTGGCCTGGTCTTTAACCAGGTCATGTTCGGTCCCCTTGAAGGCGGAATGGCCAGCATTATTGCCTTTTTGACCGTGGGCATTTCCTTCCTCTTCCGCCCCTTGGGCGCATTTCTAGCTGGGCACTATGGTGACCGTCTGGGCCGCCGCTTCGTCCTCATGGTGACCTTGTTTGCCATGGGTGGCGCAACCACCTTGATCGGTTTACTTCCCACCTATGACACGCTGGGATATTGGGCACCATTGCTGCTCATCCTGCTGCGCATTATTCAAGGCATTTCAGCCGGCGGCGAATGGGGCTCCGCGGTATTGCTCGCGGTGGAACACGCACCGAAGGAAAAGCGCGGATTGTTCGGCGCGGGCCCCCAGATTGGTGTACCAATCGGCCTTCTGCTGTCCTCGGGCGTTTTGTCCATCATGAACTGGATTGCCCCCGGCGATGCCTTCATGGAATGGGGCTGGCGCGTACCATTCCTGCTCTCAGTCGTGCTGGTAGCGGTTGGCTACTTCGTCCGCATGGGCGTTGATGAGTCCCCCGTCTTCGAAGAGATGGCTGAGCGCAAGGAAGTGGAAGCAGAAAACCCAGCCAAGGTGCTGTTTAAGAAGTTCACCCCGCTGGTTATCGTCGCAGCTCTCGTTTTCGCTGGTAACGGCACCGTGGGTTACATGACCACCGGCGGCTACATCCAGTCCTACGCTTCCGACCCGAATGGCCCAGTCGGTCTTGAACGCGGCGACGTTCTCAACGCCGTCACCCTATCTGCAGTGACCTGGATGTTGTTTACCCTGTTTGCCGGATTCATCTCTGACAAGATTGGCCGCCGCACCACCTACCTGATTGGCTTCGCGCTGCAGGCAATTGCTGCCGCCGCGTTGTTCCCATTGGTCAACACCGCCAACCTCGGCCTGTTGTACTTCGCACTCATCGCCCTGACCATCGGCCTGGGCCTGACCTATGGCCAGCAATCCGCCATGTACGCCGAGCTTTTCCCGGCCTCCATCCGCGCCAGCGGTGTTTCCATCACCTACGCGCTCGGCTCAGTCTTGGGTGGCGCTTTTGCCCCAATGATTGCCGCTGCCCTGGTGGAAGCCACCGGCTCTACCACTGCTGTATCCATCTACCTGGTCAGCGCCTGTGTCATCGGCTTCATCTGCGCCTTCCTCCTGCGTGAGCGCAAGGGCATCCCACTAGCATCCGACCACGAAGAAGAGCAGTCCAAGAACCACTTCATTTTCAGCAAGAACTAATCGTCGACGATTAGTTCTTGGCAGAGAGTTTTCTTCCAAAAGCACTGAAACGGCCCCGCCGGTATCCACATCAGATATCGGCGGGGCTTTTCTCTGCGCCTGTAAGTCCACAACGTCTATCGATGCCCACTTTGGAGGACGCCAAAACCTAATTCCATGTGAATACACCACACGGAACAGGCTAGGAAAGCGCTCCCCACGGGAATTGCACCCCTAGTGCGGGTACCAGCATCTTTGTTAAACGCGCGACATATTTCCCTCCCTGTTTGACGTGTCACTATTGCCTGAAGTGGCAACATCATATATGATTCGCCACATAGGGTCTACGTCACAATCTCACCGCGGTTTAGCGCCCAGTCACGTTTGCCGCGTTGAAGTCTCACATTGATTGACACGCGAAATACCCCCGGCAAAAGATTCACTGATTGAGTGCACAAGGAGAACCACATGCAGTTTCACCACAATGGCTATGTATCTGAAGATCCACGCGTCCTACCCGCCCAAGGCTATGGCGTAGACCGCGACACCGAGCTTCCAGACGAGATGGATGTGCTCATTGTTGGTTCCGGGCCGGCGGGCATGATTGCGGCGGCGCAGCTGTCTATGTTCCCAAACGTTAATACCCGCCTCATTGAGCGCCGGCCTCATCGTTTGAAGCTTGGGCAGGCTGACGGCATTCAGTCGCGTTCCGTGGAGACTTTCCAGGCTTTCGGCTTCGCCACTGAAATTACGGATGAAGCTTATGAGATCACGGAGATGTCTTTCTGGAATAAGGATCCTGAGAATCCAGAGAACATCGTTCGCGGTGCACGCCCGCTTGATGATGAATTTGGCATTTCCGAATTCCCGCACTTGATTGTGAACCAGGCGCGCGTGTTGGATTACTTTGCTCGCTTTGCCAAGTACGGCCCGGCGCGCATCACTCCGGACTATGGCTGGTCTTTTGTGAGCCTGGAAGTTGAGCAAGACGGTGAGCGCCCGGTGGCTGTCACGGTGGAGGATACCGATGGCAATCAGCACGTTATTCACACCAAGTATGTTGTGGGCTGCGACGGCGCGCATTCCGGTGTGCGTAAGTCCATCGGACGTACAATGACGGGGGATAAGGCGAACCATGCGTG
This region of Corynebacterium casei LMG S-19264 genomic DNA includes:
- a CDS encoding fumarylacetoacetate hydrolase family protein is translated as MAVPSFLPDFPGKMIAVHVAFESRAAQRGRRPKYPSYFIKATSTLAESGGVVERPAGTELLAFEGEVALIIGKPARNVPLENAWDHVAYVTASNDIGLYDYRAQDKGSNTRSKSRDGYTPIGPDLIDAQTIDPKGLRLRTWVNGEIVQEDGTSDEDLIFPLAQFVADLSQHMTLETGDIILTGTPAGSTVIVPGDMVEVEVDVPGGVTSGRLKTTVTEIEASFDPAVGQLPNVDDKQREDAFGDRESAGLPPVEDKQKLPSALKAKLQAAPTAGLSAQLRNRGNVDCFIERVFPQTTGTKLVGVARTLRFIPFREDLFQSHGGGLNEQKAVFDSVREDEVIVIEARGTREAGTLGDILALRAQANKAAGVVTDGAVRDYEEVKRIGLPVFSQGPHPSVLGRKHVPWDSDITIACGGAAVQPGDIIVGDDDGVLVIPRDIAEEVVDAALKKEHEDEWVAAQIAKGASLDGMFPPTGKNKEAYLAYVESNPVPNPAENVAESDGDANN
- the hpaD gene encoding 3,4-dihydroxyphenylacetate 2,3-dioxygenase — encoded protein: MTEVQAPDILRCAYMEIVVTDLAKSREFYVDVLGLVVTEEDDNEIYLRSMEEFIHHNIVLKKGPEAAIGVFSYRVRTPEDVDAAEAFYKNLGCRTERNKDGFVKGIGDSVRVEDPLGFPYEFFYEVDHVERLAWRYELYSPGALVRLDHFNQVTPDVPKAEKYMEDLGFRVTEAIRDDKGTTYAAWMRRKPTVHDTAMTGGDGPRMHHIAFATHEKHNILAICDKLGALRRSDAIERGPGRHGVSNAFYLYLRDPDGHRVEIYTQDYYTGDPDNPVVVWDVHDNQRRDWWGTPVVPSWYTDASRVLDLDGNLVPLVERTDASELEETIGADGFSYTRSDEGEESMPEWKQGEYKLGNQL
- the hpaE gene encoding 5-carboxymethyl-2-hydroxymuconate semialdehyde dehydrogenase, yielding MTNNDAAKPQDLPEKILHYINGEFVPSVDGDEFEVIDPVTNQTYIKAASGKPEDIDKAVAAANDAFKNGPWSSMLPRERARVLDKIADVVESRAEVLAAWESFDSGLPITQATGQAKRAAENFRFFSDLIVAQADDAYKVPGRQINYVNRKPIGVAGLITPWNTPFMLESWKLAPALATGNSVVLKPAEFTPLSAQLWAGIFEEAGLPKGVFNLVNGFGEEGYAGDPLVKHPDVPLISFTGESRTGQIIFGNAAPYLKGLSMELGGKSPAIVFDDADLDTAIDATIFGVFSLNGERCTAGSRILVQRGVYDEFVERYAAQAKRVKVGLPSDPKTEVGALVHPEHYEKVTSYIEIGKQEAKLVAGGERPEEFPEGNFVQPTVFVDVDPEARIFQEEIFGPVVAITPFDTDEEALELANNTKYGLAAYIWTSDLKRSHNFAQNVEAGMVWLNSNNVRDLRTPFGGVKASGLGHEGGYRSIDFYTDQQAVHINLGEVHNPVFGKQTD
- a CDS encoding GntR family transcriptional regulator, whose translation is MATQTISKSKAETAYAWIRERIRTREYEPGYRLVLSTIAEALEVSVVPVREAIRQLEAEGLVTYERNVGARVSTYNQDVYFETMETIAVLEGRATALSAPLLETEDLAQARAVNQKMRDLLEDFDPIEFTQLNKAFHRVLFGKCPNARLVQLLFDEWENLEYFRVSTFRYVPQRAQDSVEEHERLVALIEAKADKFYIEAQARNHRLETSTTYRQRLNAENTADKDN
- a CDS encoding MFS transporter, which produces MTSTTTTKDVSRRERRRVLAATTIGTAIEWYDYFLYAAVAGLVFNQVMFGPLEGGMASIIAFLTVGISFLFRPLGAFLAGHYGDRLGRRFVLMVTLFAMGGATTLIGLLPTYDTLGYWAPLLLILLRIIQGISAGGEWGSAVLLAVEHAPKEKRGLFGAGPQIGVPIGLLLSSGVLSIMNWIAPGDAFMEWGWRVPFLLSVVLVAVGYFVRMGVDESPVFEEMAERKEVEAENPAKVLFKKFTPLVIVAALVFAGNGTVGYMTTGGYIQSYASDPNGPVGLERGDVLNAVTLSAVTWMLFTLFAGFISDKIGRRTTYLIGFALQAIAAAALFPLVNTANLGLLYFALIALTIGLGLTYGQQSAMYAELFPASIRASGVSITYALGSVLGGAFAPMIAAALVEATGSTTAVSIYLVSACVIGFICAFLLRERKGIPLASDHEEEQSKNHFIFSKN
- the hpaH gene encoding 2-oxo-hept-4-ene-1,7-dioate hydratase; the encoded protein is MLDKQQLKDIAKQLHEAENNRTMIPRLTATYPDMTVEDSYAVQGQWVQRKIDAGSKLVGRKIGLTSKVMQEATGITEPDYGAIFEDQIFENGSIIEHEQFSNVRIEVELAFVLKEDLSGPNVNIFDVLRATEYVVPALEILSSRIEMEGRTIVDTISDNAALGAMVYGGNPVAPDAVDLRWVSALLYRNESIEDTGVAAAVLNHPAMGVAWLANKLHAHGETLKAGEIILAGSFTKPMWVYPGDTVHADYGELGAITCRFQ